The following proteins are co-located in the Haloplanus sp. HW8-1 genome:
- a CDS encoding plastocyanin/azurin family copper-binding protein, translating into MMKSPIQPPEGDWWNERVNRRETIWLGLSGVWAVTLFGWMAGWMQFGEQNQVGETLKLSTADYREKVGAYKQRAGEVDAGLVPPGDDVYVGAMRYAFDGLPAVLETGREYVFHLGTYDVQHGFSVRQEDTLSKQLSLQMLPGYEWKVPMQFDDPGTYHVVCNEFCGTGHRTMHATFVVRESVPDVSGSGGSAGNSGGGGTGTDDGDATAYDGWLTGDARGGAAGNWEGSAVDETGADDVTVTVGPGGEYVYEPAAVRVSPGTTVTFEWASPTHNVLVESAPDGADWSGHEPIENEGFSLQHTFEDAGVYEYYCQPHLALGMKGVVEVV; encoded by the coding sequence ATGATGAAATCGCCGATCCAACCACCGGAGGGAGACTGGTGGAACGAACGGGTGAACCGCCGCGAGACCATCTGGCTCGGGCTGTCGGGCGTGTGGGCCGTGACGCTGTTCGGCTGGATGGCCGGCTGGATGCAGTTCGGCGAGCAGAATCAGGTCGGCGAGACGCTGAAGCTCTCGACGGCCGACTACCGGGAGAAGGTCGGAGCGTACAAACAGCGGGCTGGCGAGGTCGACGCCGGCCTGGTGCCGCCCGGGGACGACGTCTACGTCGGGGCGATGCGCTACGCCTTCGACGGCCTGCCCGCCGTACTGGAGACGGGCCGGGAGTACGTCTTCCACCTCGGCACGTACGACGTCCAACACGGCTTCTCGGTCCGACAGGAGGACACGCTGAGCAAGCAACTCTCGCTCCAGATGCTCCCGGGCTACGAGTGGAAAGTGCCGATGCAGTTCGACGACCCCGGCACGTACCACGTCGTCTGCAACGAGTTCTGTGGCACCGGCCACCGGACCATGCACGCGACCTTCGTGGTTCGGGAGTCGGTGCCGGACGTATCGGGGAGCGGTGGATCGGCCGGCAACAGCGGTGGCGGCGGTACCGGCACCGACGACGGCGATGCGACCGCCTACGACGGCTGGCTCACCGGGGACGCCCGCGGCGGCGCGGCGGGCAACTGGGAGGGGTCGGCGGTGGATGAGACCGGCGCCGACGACGTCACCGTCACCGTCGGTCCCGGCGGCGAGTACGTCTACGAGCCCGCGGCGGTTCGTGTCTCACCGGGGACGACGGTCACCTTCGAGTGGGCGTCGCCGACGCACAACGTCCTCGTCGAATCGGCGCCCGACGGCGCCGACTGGAGCGGTCACGAACCGATCGAGAACGAGGGGTTCAGCCTCCAGCACACGTTCGAGGACGCGGGCGTCTACGAGTACTACTGCCAGCCACACCTCGCGCTCG
- a CDS encoding DUF7474 family protein — MPTFDYACPDCRTTNSLHDADCRFEGTPWADVEAAYVDVVAVLSGGVTDADALPERVEEWGPLRQAAVERLRRDGRVDDANDRLRLLPADEYREAVSVPTSDPIKTVYERGSVPGCHDNAVFAMIAWYEMVGLSWEETKANVVEWLRESGAWDRGGFEEASPEALVEKKRHVYESGYGWKEKATAAKRIIDRQR; from the coding sequence GTGCCGACGTTCGACTACGCCTGTCCCGACTGCCGGACGACCAACAGCCTCCACGACGCGGACTGTCGGTTCGAGGGGACACCGTGGGCCGACGTCGAAGCGGCGTACGTCGACGTGGTCGCCGTGCTCTCGGGAGGTGTGACCGACGCCGACGCCCTCCCGGAACGCGTCGAGGAGTGGGGCCCGTTGCGACAGGCCGCCGTCGAGCGCCTGCGTCGCGACGGCCGCGTCGACGACGCCAACGACCGCCTCCGCCTCCTCCCCGCCGACGAGTACCGCGAGGCGGTGTCGGTGCCGACCAGCGACCCGATCAAGACCGTCTACGAGCGCGGGAGCGTCCCCGGCTGTCACGACAACGCCGTCTTCGCCATGATCGCGTGGTACGAGATGGTCGGCCTCTCGTGGGAGGAGACGAAGGCGAACGTCGTCGAGTGGCTCCGCGAGAGCGGCGCGTGGGACCGCGGCGGCTTCGAGGAGGCGAGTCCCGAGGCGCTGGTCGAGAAGAAACGTCACGTCTACGAGTCGGGCTACGGCTGGAAGGAGAAGGCGACGGCGGCAAAGCGGATCATCGACCGGCAGCGATAG
- a CDS encoding DNA primase, with the protein MRPDPLYARYPFLGAARAAVQEADISPPRLVTEGDPAVDRARERVERALMSGTVASETPERWSDRDELLSYPIARILVSLVDVRAAVEKYADAEATTAFERLRTDLSADDEELRSVSTPRADLSTFLDEFDLDDAVRRVDGDRGDDAFRVDVTAYLRLADPDWGADWRLVNRDLADGAVPVESDELHHLLREAVRRRVAAGLPFEVRESAGGDALAAALDDDVTALRDRLAERDRLPSVDTVDSEQFPPCMRALLDEAAAAADLPPHSAFAVTAFLVSLGLDAEAIAERWPGLDDGDLTYRATVLADERGAGSQYPAPSCTTMRTFGDCVNPDARCETIDHPRRYYAAAVADAEDGAD; encoded by the coding sequence ATGCGTCCAGACCCGCTCTACGCCCGGTATCCCTTCCTCGGCGCGGCACGAGCGGCGGTCCAGGAGGCGGACATCTCCCCGCCGCGGCTGGTTACCGAGGGCGACCCCGCCGTCGACCGCGCCCGCGAACGGGTCGAACGCGCGCTCATGTCCGGCACCGTCGCGTCGGAGACGCCCGAGCGCTGGAGCGACCGGGACGAACTTCTCTCGTATCCCATCGCGCGCATCCTCGTCTCGCTGGTCGACGTGCGGGCGGCCGTCGAGAAGTACGCCGACGCCGAGGCGACGACCGCCTTCGAGCGCCTGCGGACGGATCTCTCGGCCGACGACGAGGAACTGCGGAGTGTCTCGACGCCTCGGGCCGACCTGTCGACGTTCCTCGACGAGTTCGACCTCGACGACGCGGTCCGGCGCGTCGACGGGGACCGCGGCGACGACGCCTTCCGCGTCGACGTGACCGCCTACCTCCGTCTGGCCGACCCCGACTGGGGGGCGGACTGGCGGCTGGTCAACCGTGACCTCGCCGACGGCGCGGTGCCCGTCGAGAGCGACGAACTCCACCACCTGCTCCGCGAGGCCGTCCGCCGCCGGGTCGCGGCGGGGCTCCCCTTCGAGGTCCGGGAGAGTGCCGGTGGCGACGCCCTCGCGGCGGCCCTCGACGACGACGTGACCGCGCTCCGTGACCGCCTCGCCGAGCGTGACCGCCTCCCCTCGGTCGACACCGTCGACTCGGAGCAGTTCCCGCCCTGCATGCGGGCGCTGCTCGACGAGGCGGCCGCCGCGGCCGACCTCCCTCCACACTCCGCGTTCGCGGTGACGGCGTTTCTCGTCTCGCTCGGCCTCGACGCCGAGGCCATCGCCGAGCGCTGGCCCGGCCTCGACGACGGTGACCTCACCTACCGCGCGACGGTCCTCGCCGACGAGCGCGGCGCCGGAAGCCAGTATCCCGCGCCCTCCTGTACGACGATGCGGACCTTCGGCGACTGCGTGAACCCCGACGCGCGCTGTGAGACCATCGACCACCCGCGCCGGTACTACGCCGCGGCCGTGGCCGACGCCGAGGACGGCGCCGATTGA
- a CDS encoding DUF7472 family protein: protein MELEEGMARKIAISVGAVAVFVALVVGIGTGFNDGGLGPAGGLALVASIAAFILVMAGVGLFLAD from the coding sequence ATGGAACTCGAAGAGGGGATGGCCCGGAAAATCGCCATCTCCGTCGGCGCAGTGGCCGTTTTCGTCGCTCTCGTCGTCGGCATCGGCACCGGTTTCAACGACGGCGGTCTCGGCCCGGCCGGCGGACTGGCACTCGTCGCCAGCATCGCGGCGTTCATCCTCGTGATGGCGGGCGTGGGCCTCTTTCTCGCGGACTAG